From Nothobranchius furzeri strain GRZ-AD unplaced genomic scaffold, NfurGRZ-RIMD1 Scf049, whole genome shotgun sequence, one genomic window encodes:
- the LOC139064719 gene encoding spectrin alpha chain, non-erythrocytic 1-like isoform X2, with protein MSDLSAYGSSIQALKEQAQSCRDLKANESRLRDINKVASELESEGLMAEEAPMVQAQQQEHLGSAPGKDEADSNTASPWKTVRLGVQTTANFNSIKVRGSSSLPV; from the exons atgtcggacctgtcggcttacggcagcagcatccaggccctgaaggagcaggcccagtcctgcagg gacctgaaggccaacgagtcccgcctgagggacatcaacaaggtggcatctgaactggagtcagaaggtctgatggctgaggaggctcctatggttcaggctcag caacaagaacatctgggttctgctcctggaaag gatgaagccgactctaacacggcgtcaccctggaag accgtacggttgggcgttcagacgacggctaactttaattccatcaaggtaagaggaagctcttcccttcctgtctga
- the LOC139064719 gene encoding spectrin alpha chain, non-erythrocytic 1-like isoform X1, translating to MSDLSAYGSSIQALKEQAQSCRDLKANESRLRDINKVASELESEGLMAEEAPMVQAQQQEHLGSAPGKVRVVLRLHQNQTWCLCYHSFVCLQDEADSNTASPWKTVRLGVQTTANFNSIKVRGSSSLPV from the exons atgtcggacctgtcggcttacggcagcagcatccaggccctgaaggagcaggcccagtcctgcagg gacctgaaggccaacgagtcccgcctgagggacatcaacaaggtggcatctgaactggagtcagaaggtctgatggctgaggaggctcctatggttcaggctcag caacaagaacatctgggttctgctcctggaaaggtgcgtgttgtcctccgcctccaccagaaccagacgtggtgtttatgttaccactcatttgtttgtttacaggatgaagccgactctaacacggcgtcaccctggaag accgtacggttgggcgttcagacgacggctaactttaattccatcaaggtaagaggaagctcttcccttcctgtctga